Part of the Desulfatiglans sp. genome, TTTGACATATTGATGATTGCATTGACTGCGGCGCTCATTAATAATTTTGTTCTCTATTACTTTGTGGGGATATGCCCTTTTATAGGTGTATCACGGAATGTCAGCATGGCATTCGGCATGGGATGCGCGGTTACATTTGTCATAACAATTGCATCCATGATCTGCTGGGTTATAACCAGGCTGGTGTTGATTCCTGGCGCGCCACTTTCTTCATTTATTGCAGGGCTGTTTGTCCCTGAGTCAGTGGCAAAGGGAATTGACCTTACCATCCTCTGTTATATAGTCTATATCTTTTCTATTGCCGGCGCAGTGCAGTTTGTTGAGATGTATGTGAAAAGGTTTTATCCGCCGCTGTATAAATCATTTGGGGTCTTTCTGCCCCTGATAACCACAAATTGCGCTATCCTTTTTGCCTGCCTTACAATAATGAGCAACATTGTCGGTGTTGATAACCCTGATGATGTATGGGACCTCGGCAGGTCTTTAACACTGGCTGTTTTTGGCGGAGTGGGATTTACCATTGCCATATCCATAATGGCCGGGATCAGGGAAGAGCTTGAACTGTGCAATATCCCCAAACCGTTTAAGGGGGCTGCGATTACCCTGGTAACAGGCGGGATACTTGCTATTGCCTTTATGGGGTTTACAGGCGTGGATTCAGGTATAAGAAAGGCATTTATCTCT contains:
- a CDS encoding RnfA-Nqr electron transport subunit, whose protein sequence is MNYLFDILMIALTAALINNFVLYYFVGICPFIGVSRNVSMAFGMGCAVTFVITIASMICWVITRLVLIPGAPLSSFIAGLFVPESVAKGIDLTILCYIVYIFSIAGAVQFVEMYVKRFYPPLYKSFGVFLPLITTNCAILFACLTIMSNIVGVDNPDDVWDLGRSLTLAVFGGVGFTIAISIMAGIREELELCNIPKPFKGAAITLVTGGILAIAFMGFTGVDSGIRKAFISSPQELIQNSNDQTVYNIETSLKTASIESNKTERYRSTKR